GTGATGGGCGCGAGCAAGCGGCTCGCCGAGATGGCCTGCCAGGCGCTGCAGCAGACCAGCCCGAACACGCAGTTCGAGACGGTGCGCTTCGGCAATGTGCTCGGCAGCGCCGGCAGCGTGATCCCGAAGTTCCAGCAGCAGATCGCCAAGGGCGGCCCGGTTACCGTCACGCACCCCGAGATCACGCGCTTCTTCATGACGATTCCCGAGGCCTCGCAGCTGGTGCTGCAGGCGTCGAGCATGGGGCGGGGCGGCGAGATCTTCATCCTCGACATGGGCGAGCCGGTGCGCATCGTCGACCTGGCGCGCGACCTGATCCGCCTCTACGGCTTCGACGAGCAGCAGATCCGCATCGAGTTCACGGGCCTGCGGCCCGGCGAGAAGCTCTACGAGGAACTGCTCGCCGACGACGAGACCACCACCCGCACGCCGCATCCGAAGCTGCGCACCGCGAAGGCGCGCGAGGTGCCCGACCACCTGCTCGACGAGCTGCTGCCCTGGCTGATGCAGCATCGCGTGCTTGGCGACGACGAGGTGCGCCGCGACCTGCGCCGCTGGGTGCCGGAATACCAGCCGGCCTGCGGCCCGACGCTGCAGAGCATCGCCGGCGGCGGCGCGCAGCAGGCCGGCTGAGGTCGCTCGAGGCGACGACACACCAACGAAAGGCGCTCGAATGAGCGCTTTTTTTCATGGTCGATCACGACACCAAACCGCACGGCGAACGCACGCCATGACGGCCGCGCGGCCCCCGTGCCTCAGTGGTGACGGCGCGCGCGCTGCTTGCGGACCACCAGCCAGCGTGGCACGCGAAAACGCACGATGCTGACGTAGAGCCACACGTAGGTGAACGCGAACACCAGCACGAACGCGAACAGGTGGACCGTGTGCCGCCAGAACAGCGTGGCCGGGATCACGGCCACGAGGCAGAGCAGCCACAGGTAGGGCGAGGTCAGCGAATTGCGGCGCGTCAGGTCGTGCGCGGCGCGCGTGCCGACGGCCCAGCGCATCAGCCGCTTGTAGACGAGCATGTGCAGGTGGACGCCGTCGGGGATGCCGGGCGAGATGCCGCGCACGAATTTCTTCCGGTAGATCGAGAAGCAGGTCTCGAAGATCGGGTACATGAACAGCAGCACCGGATACCAGGCCGACACCTCGCGGTGCTGCATCACGAGCAGGATCGAGAGCTCGCCGAGCATGAAGCCGATGAAGTAGGCGCCGCCGTCGCCGAGGAAGATCAGCCCGGCCGGGAAGTTCCAGATGAAGAAGCCCATGATCGCGCCCATCATCACGAGCGAGGCCGACAGCACGGTCGGATCGGACACCTGGAACGCGACGTAGGCGAGCGAGGCGAACATCATGAACGCGACCATCGAGGCCAGGCCGTTGAAGCCGTCGATGATGTTGACGGCGTTGGCGAGCGCGGCCACGGCCAGCACCGTGACCACGGCCGAGATTGCCGTGTAGCTGAGCAGGAAATCGAGCGGCGGCACGCTGATGCGCGTGATCGCCACGCCGACCAGCGCGAACGCGATCGCGGCGGCGGCCATGGTGCAGATCAGGCGCGCGCGCGGCGAAACCTTCTTCGTCAGGTCCTCGACGAGTCCCGAGGCGAACGCGGGTAGGCCGCAGGCGGCGAGCCCGGCGATGCTGCCGGCCACCGTCGGATAGCGCAGCGCGAGCGGCACGCAGCCGGCCAGCAGGCCCGCGACGATGCCGAGGCCGCCGACGCGCGGCACCGGGCGAACATGGAATTTCTGCACCCCGGCCAGGTCGCTGTCGATCGAGAATTTCTCGTGCAGATGCGCATAGCGGATGATGAGCAGCGTGACGAACAGGGAGGCGAGGAACGCGACGGCGAAACTGAGCATGGACGGGCCGGAGGGCGAGCGGGGCCGGCCGACGAGCCGGAAACGGGACAGCGGATTATACAGGACGCCCGGCCGGCCCCGAAAGCGCGGCCGGCTCGCGTTTCCCTTGTGGGACAAGGACTTGCGGGGAATTGCGGAGACTGGCGAGGGCCGGCGAGGGCCGGCGGGGGCGAGGCGCGGCGGCCCGGCGCGCGGGCGGCGCGACCGATTCCGTCCGGACCGGCCGCGCCGCCCGCGTGGGTCAGGCGAAGCCGCGCGGGTTCTTCTCCTGCCAGCGCCAGTGGTCGGCACACATGCGCTCGATGCCGTACTCGGCGCGCCAGCCGATCAGCTCGGCCGCGCGGGCCGGGTCCGCATAGCACTCGGCGACGTCGCCGGGCCGGCGCGCGACGATCTCGTAGGGCACCTTGCGCCCGCTCGCGGCCTCGAACGCGCGCACGATGTCGAGCACGCTGTAGCCGCGCCCGGTGCCGAGGTTCACCGTGAAGCTCGCATCGCGCTGCCGCAGCGCGTCGAGCGCGGCGAGGTGGCCGCGCGCCAGGTCGACCACGTGGATGTAGTCGCGCACGCCGGTGCCGTCGGGCGTCGGGTAGTCGTTGCCGAACACGCGCAGGCGTTCGAGCTTGCCCACCGCGACCTGCGCGACGTAGGGCATCAGGTTGTTCGGCAGGCCGGCCGGGTCCTCGCCGATCAGGCCGCTTTCGTGCGCGCCGACCGGGTTGAAGTAGCGCAGCGTCGCGATCCGCCACGACGGGTCGGAGATCTCGAGGTCGCGCAGGATCTGCTCGGCCATCAGCTTGGTCTGGCCGTAGGGGTTGGTGGCCGAGAGCGGGAACGATTCGTCGATCGGCGAGCGCTCGGGCACGCCGTAGACGGTCGCCGACGAACTGAACACTACCTGCCTGACCTCGCGCGCGCGCATCACCGCGAGCAGCGAGAACAGGCTGTCGAGGTTGTTGCGGTAGTAGTCGATCGGCTTGGCCACCGACTCGCCCACCGCCTTGAGCGCCGCGAAGTGGATCGCGGCCGTGATCGGGTGCGCGTCGAACACCTTGTCGAGCGCGGCCTCGTCGCGCGCGTCGATCGGGTGGAATGCGGGCGCGCGGCCCGCGATCTCGGTGATCCGGTCGACGGCCACGCGCTTGCTGTTGACCAGGTTGTCGACGATCACGACGTCATAGCCGTGACCGAGCAGTTCGACAGCCGTATGCGAGCCGATGAAGCCCGCACCGCCCGTCACGAGGATGGTGCCTTTGTCACTCATGGTTGACCTCCGTCAGAGTGCCGTGCCCGTCAGCGCACGGATGGTTTCTCGATAGCGTTCGACGACGTTCGCCTCGTCGAACTCGCGCAACACTTTCTCGCGGCCGCGCTGCCCCATCGCGCGGCGCGCCTGGGCCGGCATCTCCAGCATCGCCGCCATCTTTTCCGCCAGGCTCGCGCTGTCGCGCGCGAGGCAGAGCAGGCCTGTCTCGCCGTCGGCCACCACGTCGCGGCAGCCGGGCACGTCGGTGGCGACGATCGGGCGGCACATCGCGGAGGCTTCCATCAGCGTGCGCGGCACGCCTTCGCGATACGACGGCAGCACCACGCAGTCGGCCGCCTCGATATGCGGGCGCACGTCGTGCGCCTCGCCAAGATACGTGATCAGGCCGTCGCGCACCCATTCGTCGACGTAGCGCTTCGACACCGCGCTCGGATTGTCGACGTCCACCGGCCCGAGCAGCGCGAAGCGCGCCTGCGAATAGCGCGGGCGCAGCGCGCGCGCCGCGTCGACGAACTCGCGCACGCCCTTGTCCCACAGCAGCCGGCCGATCAGCACGAACGTGAAGGTCGCGCGCTCGGGCAGCGGCGTGGCCGCGAACTGTTCGATGTCGACGCCTTCGCCGTGCAGCAGCCGCGCGCGCTCGGGATGCGCGAGCAGGCGCGAGGCCTCGAAGGTCGCCAGGTCGTCGCGGTTGAGGAACCAGACCTCGCGCGGGAAGCGGAACGCGAAGCGGTAGAGTTGCTTCGCGATCGAGGCCGCGCGGCTCTCGCGGATGAACACGTAGCCGAGCCCGGTGGTGACGGCCACCGACGGCACGCGCGCGAGCCAGGCCGCGATCGAGCCGTAGATGTTCGGCTTGATCGTGTAGTGGAACACCAGTTGCGGGCGCAACTCGCGATAGTGGCGGCGCATCGCGGCCAGCATCCGCAGATCCTCGAGCGGATCGGTGCCCTTCGAGGCCACCGGCAGCTCGACATAGCGGCAGCCCATCGCGACGAGCGGCTCGACGGTGCGATCGCGCGGCGCGAGCACCACCACCTCGGCGCCGCTCGCCACCAGCATGCGGATCAGGCCGTGGCGGTAGGTGTGGATCGCCCAGGCGGTGTTGCAGACGAGGACGATGCGCAGCGCGGAAACAGGACTCATGGGGCAGTAGTGAGAGGGAAACGGGACCGGCGCGTCAGGCGGGCGGGCGCGGCGCGAACGAGCGGCGCTTGAGCCGGTGCAGCAGCGCATACGGCGTGACGAGATGCAGAAGGTATTTCGCGAGGCCGCCCCAGTCACACGGGTTGCCCACGTCGAAATAACGCAGCACCAGCGCGAGCGTCGAGCGGATCTGGCGGCGGCGCTTCGTGGCGCTGATGCCGCCTTCGTTCAGTTCGTAATATAGGCCGAGTTCGGGCAGGTTCGCGCAATCGTAGCGTTCCATTAAGCGCAAAAAAATGTCCAGATCCTCGGCGGCCGGATATTTGATCCGATAGTTGCCGACCTCCACGACCCGGGCAATATCGAGCATCACCGACGGATGCACGAGCGGCGAGCGCAGGAAGCGCGTGCGGCGCAGCCGCGCCGGATCGGCGGGCGGCGTCAGCATGAAGAGCGGCCGGCCATCGCGCGCGACCACCTGCGCCCAGGTGCCGACGCAGGCCACGCGCGGGTGCGCCGCCAGGAACGCGCGTTGCTTCACGAGCCGGTGCGGCACGGCCAGATCGCCCGCGTCGAGGCGCGCGGCATAGCGCACGCCGCGCGCCGCGAGCGCGTCGATGCCGGCCGCGAGCGCGCGCTCGATGCCGCCGTTGCGCGGCATGCGCAGCACCTCGACGGTCAGGCCCGCGCGCGGGCGCGGCGCGATCGGCGGCGTGCTGCCGTCGTCCACCACCAGCACCCGCACGGGGGCCGGTTCGTCGAGCGAGTCGAGCGTGCGTTCGAGGTCGTCGTGGCCGTTGTAGGCGGGGATCAGCACCGCGACGTCGTCGAGCGCGCCGGCGGAAGCGGGAGAGGGCGTCATGGGCGCAGGCTCTGGCGAATGTAGTAGAAGTTGACCGAGGCGGCCGCGAGATAGCCGGCGGCGAGGCCGACCAGCGCGCCGTACAGGCCGAGCGCCGGGATCGCGAAGGTGTTGGCGAGCGCCGCCACGGCCAGCGCGAGCAGCCATTTCGCGAGCAGCACGAATTTCGCCTGGTATTTGAGCACCACCAGGTTGCCGATCGCCTCGATCCCGGCCGGCACCGAGAGCCAGACGGCCCAGCGGAAGATCGACACCGACTGCGCGAAGCCCGGGCCGAACACGCGGCCGATGATGAGCGGCGCGAGCAGGTCGAGCACCGCCGCGCCGGCGATCATCAGCGCGCTGGTCATCGCCATCAGCCGCCAGACGTTGCGGCGCAGCCGGGCCACCTCGCTCACGCGGTAGACGAACGCGGGCGCGATGGTCTGCGCGAGCAGCAGCGCGAGCGTGATCCAGTTCTCGTTCAGTTGCTGCGCCGCCGCGTAGCGGCCCAGTTCGGCGAACGACACGTGGCGTTCGAGCATCAGCCGGTCGAGTTTCAGGAACAGGTACATGCAGACGAGCCCGATCCAGAACACGGTGCCCGCCGAGGCGAAATGGCGGAACAGCGGTGCCTCGACGCGCCAGCCGAGCCGGCCGCCGTGGCGCTGCCGGTAATAGAGCATCAGCGCGAGCGCGATCGCGCCGGCCTCGAGCGCCCACAGCCAGCCGTAGCTGGCCGGCGTCGCGGCGGCGCGCACCAGCAGCCAGACCAGTACCGCCTTGCCGAGCGCGGCGACCATGCTGGCGATCAGCTGCGGCTTGCTGTAGGTCATGCTCTGCAGCCAGGCGTTGATGACGCCGACGAACGGCTCGCGCAGCACCATCGTCAC
The genomic region above belongs to Burkholderia plantarii and contains:
- a CDS encoding glycosyltransferase family 4 protein, giving the protein MSPVSALRIVLVCNTAWAIHTYRHGLIRMLVASGAEVVVLAPRDRTVEPLVAMGCRYVELPVASKGTDPLEDLRMLAAMRRHYRELRPQLVFHYTIKPNIYGSIAAWLARVPSVAVTTGLGYVFIRESRAASIAKQLYRFAFRFPREVWFLNRDDLATFEASRLLAHPERARLLHGEGVDIEQFAATPLPERATFTFVLIGRLLWDKGVREFVDAARALRPRYSQARFALLGPVDVDNPSAVSKRYVDEWVRDGLITYLGEAHDVRPHIEAADCVVLPSYREGVPRTLMEASAMCRPIVATDVPGCRDVVADGETGLLCLARDSASLAEKMAAMLEMPAQARRAMGQRGREKVLREFDEANVVERYRETIRALTGTAL
- a CDS encoding MraY family glycosyltransferase; amino-acid sequence: MLSFAVAFLASLFVTLLIIRYAHLHEKFSIDSDLAGVQKFHVRPVPRVGGLGIVAGLLAGCVPLALRYPTVAGSIAGLAACGLPAFASGLVEDLTKKVSPRARLICTMAAAAIAFALVGVAITRISVPPLDFLLSYTAISAVVTVLAVAALANAVNIIDGFNGLASMVAFMMFASLAYVAFQVSDPTVLSASLVMMGAIMGFFIWNFPAGLIFLGDGGAYFIGFMLGELSILLVMQHREVSAWYPVLLFMYPIFETCFSIYRKKFVRGISPGIPDGVHLHMLVYKRLMRWAVGTRAAHDLTRRNSLTSPYLWLLCLVAVIPATLFWRHTVHLFAFVLVFAFTYVWLYVSIVRFRVPRWLVVRKQRARRHH
- a CDS encoding glycosyltransferase; the encoded protein is MTPSPASAGALDDVAVLIPAYNGHDDLERTLDSLDEPAPVRVLVVDDGSTPPIAPRPRAGLTVEVLRMPRNGGIERALAAGIDALAARGVRYAARLDAGDLAVPHRLVKQRAFLAAHPRVACVGTWAQVVARDGRPLFMLTPPADPARLRRTRFLRSPLVHPSVMLDIARVVEVGNYRIKYPAAEDLDIFLRLMERYDCANLPELGLYYELNEGGISATKRRRQIRSTLALVLRYFDVGNPCDWGGLAKYLLHLVTPYALLHRLKRRSFAPRPPA
- a CDS encoding oligosaccharide flippase family protein, which encodes MFQRSKLEIRRRRPTRPRTHFHPVFFMLKLSRIANPDVARAAANLVWLGLERLTQIGVAIVISGLLARALGPDAFGKWQYANTLLLVLAPLTWVCGAEILVPTIVQRPPGQLGAVLGSAFALRISVSAAALALTWAGIAMHWVDPLVGAMLAGLAVTMVLREPFVGVINAWLQSMTYSKPQLIASMVAALGKAVLVWLLVRAAATPASYGWLWALEAGAIALALMLYYRQRHGGRLGWRVEAPLFRHFASAGTVFWIGLVCMYLFLKLDRLMLERHVSFAELGRYAAAQQLNENWITLALLLAQTIAPAFVYRVSEVARLRRNVWRLMAMTSALMIAGAAVLDLLAPLIIGRVFGPGFAQSVSIFRWAVWLSVPAGIEAIGNLVVLKYQAKFVLLAKWLLALAVAALANTFAIPALGLYGALVGLAAGYLAAASVNFYYIRQSLRP
- the galE gene encoding UDP-glucose 4-epimerase GalE; its protein translation is MSDKGTILVTGGAGFIGSHTAVELLGHGYDVVIVDNLVNSKRVAVDRITEIAGRAPAFHPIDARDEAALDKVFDAHPITAAIHFAALKAVGESVAKPIDYYRNNLDSLFSLLAVMRAREVRQVVFSSSATVYGVPERSPIDESFPLSATNPYGQTKLMAEQILRDLEISDPSWRIATLRYFNPVGAHESGLIGEDPAGLPNNLMPYVAQVAVGKLERLRVFGNDYPTPDGTGVRDYIHVVDLARGHLAALDALRQRDASFTVNLGTGRGYSVLDIVRAFEAASGRKVPYEIVARRPGDVAECYADPARAAELIGWRAEYGIERMCADHWRWQEKNPRGFA